In Gimesia sp., a single genomic region encodes these proteins:
- a CDS encoding phytanoyl-CoA dioxygenase family protein, producing the protein MDVSFTNSREEVAAAKRVETDWAALSTGQQIRSLELDGYVVLPDLLSAEQIAGIRAELMRLPTQGTDYSAHQRGFSGVQWTDSPTAISVIALPAMIAFLERLFGDELICTSCTYAVSQPGHPGIAIHTDAQPYGSKIFGLGASSPCLVRVLYYLDDLTPEHSPFKVIPGSHLSLHADGNPYRRYLSHEDEVLVTCRAGSAVIINQKVFHANYPNYSDTDRHLLAIAYRPAWAGPIGEVPDYDPEQVQTLPENVRPLFRSLNTQKIDYDLPNRPDNMARSAPGISPRRYE; encoded by the coding sequence ATGGATGTATCGTTTACGAACTCGCGTGAGGAAGTCGCTGCGGCGAAGCGGGTTGAAACGGACTGGGCGGCATTGAGTACAGGACAGCAGATTCGTTCGCTGGAACTGGATGGGTATGTCGTCCTGCCGGACCTGTTGTCGGCGGAGCAGATCGCAGGTATCCGTGCAGAGCTGATGCGACTGCCGACGCAGGGAACCGATTACAGCGCGCATCAGCGGGGATTCAGCGGTGTGCAGTGGACCGACTCGCCGACCGCGATCTCGGTGATTGCGTTGCCGGCGATGATTGCGTTTCTGGAGCGGCTGTTCGGGGATGAGCTGATCTGTACGTCGTGTACCTACGCGGTTTCACAGCCGGGGCATCCGGGAATCGCCATTCATACAGACGCGCAGCCTTATGGCTCGAAGATCTTCGGGCTGGGTGCCAGTTCGCCCTGCCTGGTGCGGGTGCTGTATTACCTGGATGATCTGACGCCTGAGCACAGCCCGTTCAAAGTGATTCCCGGTTCGCATCTTTCACTGCACGCGGACGGCAACCCGTATCGGCGATACCTGTCGCATGAAGATGAAGTGCTGGTCACCTGCCGGGCGGGCTCGGCGGTGATCATCAATCAGAAAGTATTCCACGCCAATTATCCCAATTACAGCGATACCGACCGGCACCTGCTGGCGATTGCCTATCGCCCGGCGTGGGCGGGGCCGATTGGAGAAGTGCCCGATTATGATCCGGAGCAGGTGCAGACGTTACCCGAGAACGTGCGACCGCTGTTTCGCAGCCTGAATACGCAGAAGATCGACTATGATCTACCGAACCGACCTGACAACATGGCGCGGTCTGCGCCGGGGATCAGTCCGCGGCGGTATGAGTGA
- a CDS encoding Dabb family protein, which produces MIEHTVTFRLKSAPGSEAEQTFLAAAADLAAIPGVKDFTIRRQTSPKNDHTFGISMKFATQEEYDFYSNHQAHQDFIQEHWLTTVEDFQEADFESLDTVAH; this is translated from the coding sequence GTGATTGAACATACCGTAACCTTTCGTCTCAAGTCTGCCCCCGGTTCTGAAGCAGAGCAGACCTTCCTCGCCGCTGCCGCTGATCTGGCTGCCATCCCCGGCGTTAAAGATTTCACCATCCGCCGCCAGACCAGCCCCAAGAACGACCATACCTTCGGCATCAGTATGAAGTTTGCCACGCAGGAAGAATACGATTTCTACAGCAACCATCAGGCGCACCAGGATTTTATTCAGGAACACTGGCTGACCACCGTCGAAGACTTTCAGGAAGCCGACTTCGAATCCCTGGACACCGTCGCCCACTAA
- the fae gene encoding formaldehyde-activating enzyme, protein MSDRIVMRTGECLVAGGPAFTAAEPEVVIGELDGPVGTAIATLTGGQSAGHSKVFAILNTDIQVRPVTLMVSKVTVKSSAYTNILMGTVQAAIANGVLDAVRAGDLPKEKANDLGIICSVWLNPGAATDENLDHKALFEIHRKATAQAIHKAMHNEPSIDWLLEHQDEITHKYYQKGLDGTL, encoded by the coding sequence ATGAGTGATCGAATTGTAATGCGTACGGGGGAATGTCTGGTCGCCGGTGGTCCCGCTTTTACAGCTGCGGAACCGGAAGTGGTGATTGGTGAGCTGGATGGCCCCGTGGGGACGGCGATTGCCACGCTGACCGGCGGGCAGTCTGCGGGTCACTCGAAGGTGTTCGCGATTCTGAATACGGACATCCAAGTCAGACCGGTCACGCTGATGGTGAGCAAGGTCACGGTCAAGAGCAGTGCCTACACGAATATTCTGATGGGAACCGTGCAGGCCGCGATTGCCAATGGTGTGCTGGATGCAGTGCGGGCCGGTGATCTGCCGAAAGAGAAAGCGAATGACCTGGGCATAATCTGTTCGGTCTGGCTGAATCCGGGTGCAGCGACCGATGAAAACCTGGATCACAAGGCGCTGTTCGAGATTCATCGCAAAGCCACCGCACAGGCGATTCATAAAGCGATGCACAACGAACCCTCGATCGACTGGCTGCTGGAACACCAGGACGAGATCACGCATAAGTATTACCAGAAGGGTCTGGACGGGACGCTGTAA
- a CDS encoding acetylxylan esterase has translation MHLRLLKHLVSSCLTLALLLSLSASAVAADKYELKVVTDRPDAIYKTGETAKFLISLTKNGKPVSGEKVSFTVDNFIGGASGFPQGSKTLGEEPTEVEVSSDKPGFLRCVVKVGTPVNQTKIAGAGFSPEKIELSKPAPEDFDQFWTNQIAKLEEVPMDPKLTPVKQKDAKVEAFDVQVNCLGGAPVSGYFGKPKDAKAKSLPAILWVHGAGVRSSSLTNAVKGANNEMLSMDINAHGLPNGKPAQYYKDLAAGKLKDYRQAGRESRDTVYFRGMFLRLVRAIDFLTAQPEWDGKTVIVIGHSQGGGQALTAGGLDDRVTFIATGVPAICDHSGRAAGRINGWPKLVETGADGKPNPTQLKAASYVDAVNFATRAKADAIMSVGFIDSVCPPSSCYAAYNQLSGKKQIINKPLMGHAAPADIHKAFFDAVLKHVEEQAKK, from the coding sequence ATGCACCTGCGACTTCTGAAACATCTTGTCTCGTCCTGCCTGACCCTGGCGCTGCTGCTCTCACTGTCTGCTTCGGCTGTGGCTGCGGACAAATACGAATTGAAAGTGGTGACCGATCGCCCTGATGCGATCTACAAGACCGGTGAGACGGCGAAGTTTCTGATTTCACTGACGAAGAATGGCAAGCCGGTCTCAGGCGAGAAGGTGAGCTTTACCGTGGATAATTTCATCGGCGGAGCTTCCGGTTTCCCTCAAGGGAGCAAGACACTGGGTGAAGAACCGACCGAGGTAGAAGTCAGTTCTGACAAGCCAGGCTTTCTGCGGTGCGTGGTCAAGGTGGGTACGCCGGTAAATCAGACCAAAATCGCGGGAGCCGGGTTCTCGCCGGAAAAGATCGAACTCAGCAAGCCGGCCCCGGAGGATTTTGACCAGTTCTGGACGAATCAGATCGCGAAACTCGAAGAGGTTCCGATGGATCCGAAACTGACGCCGGTCAAGCAGAAGGACGCCAAAGTTGAAGCATTCGACGTGCAGGTGAACTGCCTGGGTGGTGCTCCGGTCTCCGGTTATTTTGGTAAGCCGAAGGATGCAAAGGCGAAGAGCCTGCCGGCGATTCTGTGGGTGCATGGGGCCGGGGTAAGGAGTTCGTCGCTGACGAATGCCGTCAAAGGAGCGAACAACGAGATGCTGTCGATGGACATCAACGCACACGGTCTGCCCAACGGGAAGCCGGCTCAATACTACAAAGACCTGGCGGCAGGCAAACTGAAGGACTATCGGCAGGCGGGGCGCGAGAGTCGCGATACGGTTTACTTCCGCGGGATGTTTCTGCGTCTGGTACGGGCGATTGATTTTCTGACCGCGCAACCTGAGTGGGACGGGAAGACCGTGATTGTCATCGGGCACAGCCAGGGAGGTGGCCAGGCACTGACAGCTGGCGGTCTGGATGACCGGGTGACGTTCATCGCCACGGGGGTCCCTGCGATCTGCGATCATTCAGGACGTGCCGCCGGCCGGATTAACGGCTGGCCCAAGCTGGTCGAAACCGGAGCAGACGGCAAACCCAATCCTACGCAGTTGAAAGCAGCGTCGTACGTGGACGCGGTCAACTTCGCCACACGGGCGAAAGCCGATGCAATTATGAGCGTGGGCTTTATCGACAGCGTCTGTCCGCCGTCGAGCTGTTACGCGGCTTATAACCAGCTGAGCGGCAAGAAGCAGATCATCAACAAACCCCTGATGGGCCACGCCGCCCCGGCGGATATTCACAAGGCATTCTTCGATGCCGTGCTGAAGCATGTGGAGGAGCAGGCTAAGAAGTGA
- a CDS encoding SMI1/KNR4 family protein, which yields MPESKMTRRHAICMAGALLSAACTSDKGDDQVAGNDQSHPPVNTVTEAWHRIHDWLSAHAPKILANLNPPATAQEIQEAEQVFALEMPEQWKELYRTHNGMDSEGNLGSLFYGMQFLTLQEAIREFKNNNVPVDNLEPVRAADSGIRREDIFNPKWIAFAHDGGETLLRVDMDPAPTGTAGQVIFTDHADDTVILLNQNLLQFMKQFVDDLAAGRYFLNQEALAEGDEFLDCKPEIDVINWSFSSRWEHLKD from the coding sequence ATGCCCGAATCGAAAATGACGCGTCGCCATGCGATTTGCATGGCAGGCGCGCTACTCAGCGCCGCCTGCACCAGCGATAAAGGAGACGATCAGGTGGCTGGTAACGATCAGAGTCATCCCCCAGTGAACACGGTCACAGAAGCGTGGCATCGAATTCATGACTGGCTTTCAGCACATGCCCCAAAAATTCTTGCTAATCTGAATCCGCCAGCTACCGCGCAGGAAATTCAGGAAGCCGAACAGGTTTTCGCTCTGGAAATGCCGGAACAGTGGAAAGAACTCTACCGCACCCATAACGGAATGGATTCAGAGGGGAACCTGGGTAGTCTCTTCTATGGTATGCAGTTCCTTACACTACAGGAGGCAATTCGAGAGTTTAAAAACAACAACGTACCAGTAGATAACCTGGAGCCGGTTCGGGCTGCCGATTCAGGCATTCGCAGGGAAGACATCTTTAATCCCAAGTGGATCGCGTTTGCACATGACGGTGGAGAAACACTGCTCCGCGTTGACATGGATCCTGCTCCCACTGGAACTGCCGGGCAGGTTATCTTCACTGATCATGCAGACGACACTGTGATTCTGCTGAATCAAAACCTGTTGCAGTTCATGAAGCAATTTGTAGATGACCTCGCAGCAGGACGCTATTTTTTAAACCAAGAAGCTCTGGCAGAAGGAGATGAATTCCTTGACTGTAAACCTGAAATTGATGTGATTAACTGGTCGTTTTCATCGCGATGGGAACATCTTAAGGATTAA
- a CDS encoding neutral/alkaline non-lysosomal ceramidase N-terminal domain-containing protein: MYSRPLVRFACLTLLCLFVASTADAAQLYVGATSTDITPELPVSLTGQMRTRIAKTVESPVTANVLVLESRDGDKSLEHAVFVSCDLVCIRGGIHEKVREKLKDQLPGLSLQKVIMNATHTHTAPTMIEGRYTLPRTGVTQPAEFVEFAAQKIADAIQKAWNERQPGQVGWGLGHAVIAQNRRALYEGGWAKMYGSTSAKDFRGIEGYEDHTMEVLCFWNDKDELIATAVNIACPAQAVEGRSTVNADYWHPVREALKKKYGDQLTVLGWAGAAGDQVPRPMYRKAAEARMMQLRNLTLLEELSRRIVAGWEEAHAGAVQEKHADALLKHEVRTIELPLQIVSEADHERITKEIKAYADDPSKVWIKNWKQRVLDRYDEQQAGTSRPYSMELHTLRLGDIAIATNDFELFTDFGTQMKSRSPALQTFVIQLCGPGSYVPNERAVRGGSYSAIIESNLVGPAGGQVLTEETLKSINAQFKK, encoded by the coding sequence ATGTACTCACGCCCGCTTGTCCGTTTCGCCTGCCTGACACTACTCTGCCTCTTCGTTGCCTCCACAGCAGACGCCGCCCAACTCTACGTGGGTGCTACGTCGACTGATATTACTCCCGAACTGCCGGTCTCACTTACCGGTCAGATGCGGACCCGCATTGCGAAAACGGTCGAAAGCCCAGTCACCGCGAACGTCCTCGTGCTGGAATCCCGCGACGGAGACAAATCGCTGGAGCACGCCGTCTTCGTCTCCTGCGACCTGGTCTGCATCCGGGGAGGCATTCACGAAAAGGTCCGCGAAAAACTCAAAGACCAGCTGCCCGGCCTCTCGCTGCAGAAGGTCATCATGAATGCGACCCACACGCACACCGCACCCACGATGATCGAAGGTCGCTACACCCTTCCCAGGACCGGCGTCACACAGCCTGCTGAATTCGTCGAGTTCGCCGCTCAGAAAATTGCCGACGCCATTCAGAAGGCCTGGAACGAACGGCAGCCGGGCCAGGTCGGCTGGGGACTCGGGCACGCGGTCATCGCCCAGAACCGACGGGCCCTCTATGAGGGAGGCTGGGCCAAAATGTACGGCAGTACCAGCGCCAAAGATTTTCGCGGCATCGAAGGCTACGAAGACCACACCATGGAAGTCCTCTGCTTCTGGAATGACAAAGACGAACTCATCGCCACCGCTGTCAACATCGCCTGCCCCGCACAGGCCGTCGAAGGACGCAGCACCGTCAATGCCGACTACTGGCACCCGGTTCGCGAAGCCCTGAAGAAAAAATATGGCGACCAGCTCACCGTGCTCGGCTGGGCCGGTGCCGCCGGTGATCAGGTCCCCCGTCCCATGTACCGCAAAGCAGCCGAAGCCCGCATGATGCAGCTCCGCAACCTGACGCTGCTCGAAGAACTATCGCGGCGGATCGTCGCCGGCTGGGAAGAAGCCCACGCCGGTGCCGTGCAGGAAAAACATGCCGACGCACTGCTCAAGCACGAAGTCCGCACCATCGAACTCCCACTGCAGATCGTCAGCGAAGCAGACCACGAGCGGATCACCAAAGAGATCAAGGCCTACGCCGACGATCCCTCCAAGGTCTGGATCAAAAACTGGAAACAGCGTGTCCTCGACCGCTACGACGAACAGCAGGCCGGCACCTCCCGCCCCTATTCGATGGAACTGCACACCCTCCGCCTGGGCGACATCGCCATCGCCACAAACGACTTCGAACTCTTCACCGATTTCGGCACCCAGATGAAGTCCCGCAGCCCGGCTCTGCAGACCTTCGTCATCCAGCTCTGCGGCCCCGGCTCCTACGTTCCTAATGAAAGAGCCGTCCGCGGCGGCAGCTACAGCGCCATCATCGAGAGCAACCTCGTCGGCCCCGCCGGCGGCCAGGTCCTCACCGAAGAAACCCTTAAATCAATCAACGCACAGTTCAAAAAGTAG